The Neurospora crassa OR74A linkage group IV, whole genome shotgun sequence genome has a segment encoding these proteins:
- a CDS encoding CAIB/BAIF family protein, which translates to MAARYSIPSETKKLLLEGILANPLIRKNLPAGASEAANKVSFVGSDSPSLPVNWRFAESISALKGYEATILNVLLKEKYGIEPVPVTINTDHAQLFIMSTLIWTLDSAGVNLPASCITDPSRRAELEKYFPSWDKHNSVGSWYRADATNIYKTKDEKFFHLHGSMNPDPTLKSIGLPANMDFTTPEEATAYIQDAVAKYTAEELQTLADGHRQAGTICWTKEEFKASEHGKANADAGLFDLEAVPNPNQGPGWWTSIPRTSPARPLAGLKVVDLTRVIAGPSIARGLAELGASVMRITAPHLPDMSVLHPDLNHGKWNACLDLREEADRKKLRDLILGADVFLQGYRPGVLDKYGFGEDDVIKMCEARGRGIVYCGENCYGWRGPWMGRSGWQQISDACCGVSYEFGRAMGNNEPVTPVFPNSDYCTGVCGVVGIITALLRQAEHGGSYKVKVALNYYSQWLVNSCGMYPLEVWQDVWQRNGSPVFRHYHSMHYLMPRVLGAVQKSSADKLFKEEFFTQYFVKSLGKTMRIVAPILQFPNQGVKLGFDVGTRTNGVDEARWPQDLSVENVE; encoded by the exons ATGGCAGCCCGATACTCCATCCCCTCCGAGACCAAGAAGCTGCTCCTGGAGGGTATTCTCGCAAACCCGCTGATTCGAAAGAACCTCCCTGCTGGCGCTTCTGAGGCCGCTAACAAGGTATCCTTTGTCGGCAGCGATTCTCCGAGCTTACCGGTCAACTGGCGTTTTGCCGAGAGCATCTCCGCCCTCAAGGGGTATGAAGCCACCATACTCAACGTGCTTCTGAAAGAGAAGTACGGCATCGAGCCTGTCCCTGTGACAATTAATAC AGACCACGCCCAGCTATTTATTATGTCGACTTTAATCTGGACCCTAGATTCGGCCGGCGTGAATCTGCCTGCAAGCTGCATTACCGACCCCTCCAGGAGGGCGGAGCTGGAAAAGTACTTCCCATCCTGGGACAAACACAACAGCGTAGGTAGCTGGTACCGCGCTGATGCGACCAACATATACAAGACAAAAGACGAAAAGTTCTTCCATCTCCACG GCTCTATGAACCCTGACCCGACACTCAAGTCCATTGGCCTACCAGCAAACATGGACTTCACAACCCCGGAGGAGGCCACCGCGTATATCCAGGACGCGGTGGCCAAATACACAGCCGAGGAGCTCCAGACTCTGGCTGATGGGCACAGGCAAGCAGGCACCATTTGCTGGACGAAGGAGGAGTTCAAGGCGTCCGAGCACGGCAAGGCCAACGCCGATGCCGGCCTCTTTGATCTCGAGGCGGTCCCCAACCCGAATCAGGGGCCCGGCTGGTGGACATCCATCCCGCGTACCTCGCCGGCTCGCCCTCTTGCGGGCCTCAAAGTTGTCGACCTGACCCGCGTCATCGCCGGCCCATCCATCGCGCGCGGCCTCGCCGAGCTCGGCGCCAGCGTCATGCGTATCACCGCACCGCACCTTCCTGACATGTCGGTGCTGCACCCGGATCTGAACCACGGAAAATGGAATGCGTGCCTCGACCTGCGCGAGGAGGCGGACAGGAAGAAGCTCCGGGACCTCATTCTCGGGGCTGACGTCTTCCTGCAGGGCTACCGACCGGGTGTGCTGGACAAATACGGGTTTGGCGAGGATGACGTGATCAAGATGTGCGAGGCCCGTGGCAGGGGCATCGTGTACTGCGGTGAGAACTGTTACGGGTGGCGTGGACCGTGGATGGGCCGCTCGGGATGGCAGCAGATCAGTGATGCG TGCTGTGGCGTGTCCTATGAGTTTGGTAGGGCGATGGGCAACAACGAGCCTGTCACCCCTGTGTTCCCGAACTCGGATTACTG CACCGGGGTATGCGGAGTAGTTGGTATCATCACGGCGCTCCTTCGCCAGGCCGAGCACGGAGGCTCGTATAAGGTgaag GTCGCTCTGAACTACTACTCTCAGTGGCTAGTTAACAGCTGTGGCATGTATCCCCTGGAGGTATGGCAAGACGTGTGGCAGCGCAACGGCTCGCCCGTTTTCCGGCACTATCACTCGATGCATTACCTCATGCCGAGGGTTCTCGGGGCGGTGCAGAAGAGCAGCGCCGACAAGCTCTTCAAGGAAGAGTTCTTTACCCAGTATTTTGTCAAGTCTTTGGGTAAGACGATGCGCATCGTGGCCCCGATCCTGCAGTTCCCCAACCAGGGGGTGAAGCTCGGGTTCGATGTTGGGACTCGGACAAACGGCGTGGACGAGGCGAGGTGGCCCCAGGATCTTAGCGTTGAGAATGTTGAGTAG
- a CDS encoding endoglucanase IV, producing MKTFATLLASIGLVAAHGFVDNATIGGQFYQPYQDPYMGSPPDRISRKIPGNGPVEDVTSLAIQCNADSAPAKLHASAAAGSTVTLRWTIWPDSHVGPVITYMARCPDTGCQDWTPSASDKVWFKIKEGGREGTSNVWAATPLMTAPANYEYAIPSCLKPGYYLVRHEIIALHSAYSYPGAQFYPGCHQLQVTGSGTKTPSSGLVSFPGAYKSTDPGVTYDAYQAATYTIPGPAVFTC from the exons ATGAAGACCTTTGCGACTCTTTTGGCTTCCATCGGCCTGGTGGCCGCTCACGGCTTTGTTGATAACGCCACTATTGGTGGTCAGTTTTATCAA CCGTACCAGGACCCCTACATGGGCAGC CCCCCCGATCGAATCTCTCGTAAGATTCCCGGCAACGGCCCCGTCGAAGACGTCACTTCCCTCGCCATTCAGTGCAACGCCGACTCAGCCCCGGCCAAGCTTCATgcgtccgccgccgccggatCGACTGTCACTTTGCGCTGGACCATTTGGCCCGACTCGCACGTGGGACCCGTCATCACCTACATGGCCCGCTGTCCCGACACGGGGTGCCAGGACTGGACCCCTAGCGCCAGTGATAAGGTGTGGTTCAAGATTAAGGAAggtgggagggagggaacGAGTAATGTTTGGGCTGCT ACCCCCCTCATGACCGCCCCGGCCAACTACGAGTACGCCATCCCGTCCTGCCTCAAGCCCGGTTACTATCTGGTTAGGCACGAGATCATTGCGCTGCACAGCGCCTACTCTTATCCTGGTGCTCAGTTCTACCCGGGATGCCATCAGTTGCAGGTGACAGGTTCGGGAACCAAGACGCCCAGCTCGGGACTGGTCAGTTTCCCGGGCGCGTACAAGAGTACTGATCCGGGGGTTACTTATGATGCTTACCAGG CTGCCACTTATACCATCCCCGGTCCTGCTGTGTTTACTTGctaa